From one Fibrobacter sp. genomic stretch:
- the nspC gene encoding carboxynorspermidine decarboxylase yields the protein IICALKGYSFWRSFPIIAEYLPGATASSLNEARLAREEMNKQVHVFAPVYADDEIDQILSLADHITFNSFSQWMRFKDKTLAAGVSAGIRVNPEFSTVETDIYNPCGKFSRLGVTEREFKPELLDGIEGLHFHALCEQDADALDGVLKAFEAKFGKFLAQMKWVNFGGGHHITRKDYHREQLVQILKDFRSRYPHLQVILEPGEAVGWQTGELVATVEDIVHNEMDIAVLNVSISAHMPDCLEMPYRPTITGAGMPGEKQFTYKITGGTCLAGDQLGDFSFDKPLKVGDRIIFEDMIHYTMVKTTFFNGVRHPDIGMFDKEGKFHLLHRFTYQQFKEKL from the coding sequence TATCATCTGCGCCCTGAAGGGCTACAGTTTCTGGCGCTCCTTCCCCATTATCGCCGAATACCTTCCGGGAGCCACCGCCTCCAGCCTGAACGAGGCGAGACTTGCCCGCGAAGAGATGAACAAGCAGGTCCACGTGTTCGCGCCGGTCTATGCCGACGACGAAATCGACCAGATATTGAGCCTTGCTGACCACATCACCTTCAACAGCTTTAGCCAGTGGATGCGGTTCAAGGACAAGACCTTAGCAGCGGGTGTCAGCGCCGGCATCCGGGTGAATCCGGAATTTTCTACCGTAGAAACCGACATCTACAACCCCTGCGGAAAGTTTTCCAGGCTGGGCGTTACCGAACGTGAATTCAAGCCGGAACTGTTGGACGGTATCGAGGGTCTGCACTTTCACGCCCTGTGCGAACAGGACGCCGACGCCCTGGATGGAGTGCTGAAGGCTTTTGAAGCGAAGTTCGGAAAGTTCCTGGCCCAGATGAAATGGGTGAACTTCGGAGGCGGCCACCACATTACCCGCAAGGACTACCACCGGGAACAGCTGGTACAGATTCTGAAAGATTTCCGAAGCCGCTACCCCCACCTGCAGGTCATCCTGGAACCGGGAGAGGCCGTAGGTTGGCAGACCGGCGAACTGGTGGCCACGGTAGAAGACATTGTCCACAACGAGATGGACATCGCCGTGCTGAACGTGTCTATCAGCGCCCACATGCCCGACTGCCTGGAAATGCCCTACCGGCCCACCATTACCGGAGCGGGAATGCCCGGCGAAAAGCAGTTTACATACAAGATAACAGGCGGCACCTGCCTTGCCGGCGACCAGCTTGGGGATTTCTCCTTTGACAAGCCCCTAAAAGTCGGTGACCGGATTATCTTCGAAGACATGATCCACTACACCATGGTGAAGACCACCTTCTTCAATGGCGTGCGTCACCCGGACATCGGCATGTTCGACAAGGAAGGAAAGTTCCACCTGTTGCACAGGTTTACCTACCAGCAGTTCAAGGAAAAGCTGTAG
- the tsaE gene encoding tRNA (adenosine(37)-N6)-threonylcarbamoyltransferase complex ATPase subunit type 1 TsaE yields MVFNSEQETYDWAVGFGKTLKPGDMVALYGNLGAGKTVISRGVCKGLGFDGNVCSPTYTLLHEYPNDPPIFHYDLYRLEPGTDICEVGLEPDYLGKGITLIEWPERLEENTAGITHIIKIEILSETSREVTLEKIGAEP; encoded by the coding sequence ATGGTATTCAACAGCGAACAAGAGACATACGACTGGGCGGTCGGTTTCGGGAAAACCCTGAAACCGGGCGACATGGTGGCGCTGTATGGCAACCTGGGGGCAGGCAAGACCGTCATCAGCCGGGGCGTGTGCAAGGGGCTTGGCTTTGACGGGAACGTGTGCTCCCCCACCTACACCCTGCTCCACGAATACCCCAACGACCCGCCCATTTTCCACTACGACCTTTACCGCCTGGAACCGGGCACAGACATCTGCGAAGTGGGCCTGGAACCCGACTACCTGGGAAAGGGAATCACCCTTATCGAATGGCCCGAACGCCTGGAAGAGAACACAGCGGGCATTACCCACATCATCAAGATTGAAATTCTCTCCGAAACAAGCCGCGAAGTCACGCTAGAAAAAATTGGAGCCGAACCATGA
- a CDS encoding class I SAM-dependent rRNA methyltransferase, which produces MKAITLKAGREKSALRYHPWIFSGAIDEVIGDPELGETVEVYSFKSDFLGLAAYSPKSQIRGRFWTFGEKANIDREFFSDILDRAIAARKSRGFDIEDKESAFRLINAENDGIPGCIIDKYADIYSVEILAAGAEVHRETIYELLAEKTHCKGIYERCDSDVRKKEGLPLRTGVVYGEVSDEPVIINENGIFFPIDVKNGHKTGYYLDQRDARRRIGELSKGKKVLNCFCYTGGFGLYALRGGCEKVYQVDVSKDALKLAKEGIMRNKLSTAHATHVEADVFQYLRKCRDKAETFDLIVLDPPKFVESKDNLQKGARGYKDINLLAMKLLAEGGMLATFSCSGLMEMDLFQKIIADAAADAHRRVQIIERFGQPADHPVNTAFPEGQYLKGLLVQVV; this is translated from the coding sequence ATGAAAGCCATTACCCTGAAGGCCGGACGCGAAAAGTCCGCTCTCCGTTACCACCCGTGGATTTTTAGCGGAGCTATCGACGAAGTTATCGGAGACCCTGAACTTGGCGAGACAGTAGAGGTTTATAGCTTCAAGAGCGACTTCTTGGGGCTTGCAGCGTATTCGCCCAAATCCCAGATCCGTGGGCGTTTCTGGACGTTTGGCGAGAAAGCGAACATCGATCGGGAATTCTTCAGCGATATTCTGGACCGGGCCATCGCCGCCCGCAAGAGTCGCGGTTTTGACATCGAAGACAAAGAAAGCGCCTTCCGCCTGATCAACGCCGAAAACGACGGCATTCCGGGCTGCATCATCGACAAGTACGCCGACATCTATTCTGTCGAAATCTTGGCCGCCGGTGCCGAAGTCCACCGGGAAACGATTTACGAACTGCTGGCCGAAAAGACCCACTGCAAGGGCATCTATGAGCGCTGCGATTCCGACGTGCGCAAAAAAGAAGGCCTGCCACTGCGCACAGGTGTAGTCTACGGCGAAGTGAGCGACGAACCTGTAATCATCAACGAAAACGGAATCTTCTTCCCCATCGACGTCAAAAACGGACACAAGACCGGTTATTACCTAGACCAGCGGGATGCCCGCCGCCGCATCGGTGAACTTTCCAAGGGAAAGAAGGTCCTGAACTGCTTCTGCTATACTGGCGGTTTCGGACTTTACGCTCTCCGCGGCGGTTGCGAAAAAGTTTACCAGGTGGACGTTTCCAAGGACGCCCTGAAGCTTGCGAAAGAAGGCATCATGCGAAACAAGCTCAGCACCGCACATGCCACCCACGTAGAAGCGGATGTTTTCCAGTACCTGCGCAAGTGCCGCGACAAGGCCGAAACTTTCGACCTCATCGTGCTGGACCCGCCCAAGTTCGTGGAAAGCAAGGACAACCTGCAGAAGGGCGCCCGGGGCTACAAGGACATCAACCTGCTCGCCATGAAACTGTTGGCCGAGGGCGGCATGCTGGCAACGTTTAGCTGTTCGGGCCTTATGGAGATGGACCTGTTCCAGAAGATTATCGCCGATGCCGCCGCCGATGCACATCGGCGCGTTCAAATCATTGAACGTTTCGGCCAACCCGCCGACCACCCCGTGAATACGGCTTTCCCCGAAGGGCAGTACCTAAAGGGACTGCTCGTTCAGGTGGTGTAA
- a CDS encoding family 16 glycosylhydrolase gives MLFVVLLAAIAVSLSFAEPPANFGGWEKVFEDNFDGTSLDKSKWNPTYNWGPTHNHRAYCAEENVIVSDGTLKLKGEKKTHPDANGRKAKFNNKEIPVDYTSGAIDTRGHFEVKYGYIEGRFKAPSQKGTWPAFWTLQDGWPPEIDILEIPASRKQHHYYLHYTDSSWYSGHGSAWDHEASFGGHKDDDVDRSADFHNYGVEWDESTLSFYFDDKRFASYNRPTEISQLTAQYIIVNLSIGGWAGDDIEITADKPAYFEADWIRVWQAKPAKPDTVKIFSMNFGTCMVRTSENKLALGDCDSDSALVVVTPLSSTTFRFGFGDLSIDVPNESKDAGVTMGLYQWNGGAHQKVIMEKQAGYEGTVVRMKMQNSNMYLRATTDGERVVQSWADDWEWNQMWRILPQETQEPDSPDGPEALASDPNAYSYGTSIRYTNGNLSVELGNAFSRGAEIRVLNLRGREVMRQRVVHSTTIDVQDLASGVYHVVVSDGKNRTDIKRFKK, from the coding sequence ATGTTGTTTGTAGTTCTACTGGCTGCCATCGCGGTGTCCCTTTCCTTTGCAGAGCCACCTGCTAATTTCGGTGGTTGGGAAAAGGTGTTCGAAGATAACTTCGACGGGACTTCTCTCGACAAGAGCAAGTGGAACCCGACCTACAATTGGGGCCCCACCCACAACCACCGTGCCTACTGTGCCGAAGAAAATGTCATTGTCTCCGATGGCACCCTGAAACTCAAGGGTGAAAAGAAAACCCATCCCGATGCCAACGGCCGCAAGGCTAAATTTAACAACAAAGAAATCCCGGTAGATTACACTTCGGGGGCTATCGACACCAGGGGGCATTTCGAGGTCAAGTACGGCTACATCGAGGGCCGTTTCAAGGCTCCGTCGCAAAAAGGGACCTGGCCTGCTTTTTGGACTTTGCAAGACGGATGGCCTCCGGAGATTGACATTCTGGAAATTCCGGCATCTCGCAAGCAGCACCATTACTATCTGCACTATACGGATTCCAGTTGGTACAGCGGCCACGGTTCGGCTTGGGATCACGAGGCCTCCTTTGGTGGACACAAGGACGATGATGTGGACCGCTCCGCAGATTTTCACAATTACGGCGTAGAGTGGGACGAATCTACCCTCAGCTTTTACTTTGATGACAAGAGGTTTGCCAGTTACAACCGCCCGACCGAAATCAGCCAGCTTACGGCGCAGTACATCATTGTAAACTTGTCCATTGGGGGCTGGGCGGGCGACGACATCGAAATTACGGCGGACAAGCCCGCCTACTTCGAAGCGGACTGGATTCGCGTGTGGCAGGCGAAACCCGCCAAGCCCGATACGGTGAAGATTTTCTCCATGAACTTTGGCACCTGCATGGTTCGCACGTCAGAAAATAAATTAGCTCTGGGGGACTGCGATAGCGACAGTGCCTTGGTGGTGGTAACGCCTCTTTCTTCGACAACTTTCCGTTTCGGTTTCGGAGACCTTTCCATTGATGTTCCCAATGAATCGAAAGATGCGGGTGTCACCATGGGGCTCTACCAGTGGAACGGCGGTGCCCATCAGAAGGTGATTATGGAAAAGCAGGCGGGCTATGAGGGAACCGTGGTGCGCATGAAAATGCAGAACAGCAACATGTACCTGCGTGCTACAACTGATGGCGAACGGGTAGTGCAGAGTTGGGCCGACGATTGGGAATGGAACCAGATGTGGAGAATTTTGCCCCAGGAAACCCAGGAACCCGACAGTCCTGATGGACCGGAGGCTCTAGCATCTGACCCAAATGCGTATTCTTATGGAACATCTATTCGTTACACAAATGGCAATCTGTCTGTAGAATTGGGCAATGCTTTTAGCAGGGGTGCCGAAATCCGCGTTTTAAATTTAAGGGGACGCGAGGTGATGCGACAACGGGTTGTGCATAGTACGACCATAGATGTACAGGACCTTGCCTCGGGCGTTTACCACGTGGTGGTTTCCGACGGCAAGAACCGCACGGATATAAAGCGGTTCAAGAAATAA
- a CDS encoding tetratricopeptide repeat protein: MNIRVPFIALALLIGASFADDPRFEQGARFLAQGEYEKALGEYRAVLAEQPQNSDAYFAAAEVYIKMPKPDYSRALANYRLAYKFTPTMSAAYEGAAKVYEKLGQKAKAEAELAKDPKNRPPEPVVTESVAEQAAAPAAPAATAPEQPAPAATAQTSEQAPAPVQEAAPQAAPAAEQPAQATPAPQPAPAQTVAAEPAQQAPVQATPATQTAAPEAAQAASAQPAASAPAAETPAANSDDPFEKGKAFLAQGKYEDAAKMWREVLKKTPGHVGAYYYAGVTRLKMGEYDKAEFNLNKGKEYKDGAADVHYYMSLIYKAQNKTDLEKKSLAAYIKKAGPNGEFRKAVEARLAEMKNAPADSTAPAGQEVSAAPETAPAATAQKIAPAPAKAYSIARANDLFKSGSFEEALQVYKVMLETELSPEDRYFALLQMGNIYRELRDFHSAASRYREVVQQYPDSDWATEAQRALEDAVWLENHKSELPRRKR; encoded by the coding sequence ATGAATATCCGCGTTCCTTTTATTGCGTTGGCGCTCCTGATAGGTGCGTCTTTTGCTGACGATCCTCGTTTTGAACAGGGTGCCCGATTCCTCGCCCAGGGTGAATACGAAAAGGCCCTCGGTGAATACCGTGCGGTCCTCGCTGAACAGCCTCAGAATTCCGACGCCTACTTTGCCGCCGCCGAAGTCTATATCAAGATGCCCAAGCCCGACTACAGCAGGGCTTTGGCCAATTACCGCCTGGCCTACAAGTTCACGCCGACTATGAGTGCCGCCTACGAAGGTGCGGCGAAAGTTTATGAAAAGCTGGGCCAAAAGGCCAAGGCCGAAGCCGAGCTTGCAAAGGACCCGAAGAACAGGCCCCCTGAGCCTGTAGTGACGGAATCGGTTGCAGAACAGGCCGCCGCACCTGCTGCTCCTGCCGCGACCGCGCCGGAACAGCCCGCTCCTGCCGCAACGGCGCAGACATCTGAACAAGCCCCTGCACCGGTACAGGAGGCTGCTCCCCAGGCCGCTCCTGCTGCTGAACAGCCCGCACAGGCAACTCCTGCACCTCAACCTGCTCCCGCACAGACCGTTGCTGCTGAGCCTGCCCAGCAGGCTCCTGTACAAGCCACTCCGGCAACGCAAACTGCCGCTCCCGAAGCCGCACAGGCTGCGTCTGCACAACCAGCCGCATCGGCTCCTGCTGCCGAGACTCCTGCCGCAAATTCCGACGATCCTTTTGAAAAGGGCAAGGCTTTTCTTGCTCAGGGTAAGTACGAAGATGCCGCCAAGATGTGGCGTGAAGTGCTGAAAAAGACTCCGGGGCACGTGGGTGCCTACTATTACGCCGGCGTTACCCGCCTAAAGATGGGAGAATACGACAAGGCAGAATTCAACTTGAACAAGGGCAAGGAGTACAAGGACGGTGCTGCCGATGTCCACTACTATATGTCCCTTATTTACAAGGCCCAGAACAAGACGGATTTGGAAAAGAAGTCCTTGGCGGCCTACATCAAGAAGGCTGGCCCTAACGGTGAGTTCCGCAAGGCCGTAGAAGCTCGCTTGGCCGAAATGAAAAATGCTCCTGCTGATTCTACGGCCCCTGCCGGTCAGGAAGTGTCTGCAGCGCCGGAAACGGCACCTGCAGCTACGGCCCAGAAAATCGCTCCGGCTCCGGCCAAGGCCTATTCTATCGCCCGAGCCAACGACCTTTTCAAGTCGGGCAGTTTCGAAGAAGCCCTGCAGGTTTACAAGGTAATGCTTGAAACGGAACTTTCTCCCGAAGACCGCTATTTTGCCCTGCTCCAAATGGGTAACATTTATCGCGAACTTCGCGATTTCCACAGTGCCGCTTCCCGCTACCGCGAAGTGGTGCAGCAATATCCCGACTCCGACTGGGCGACAGAGGCGCAGCGCGCTTTGGAAGATGCCGTGTGGCTTGAGAACCACAAGAGTGAACTCCCGCGTCGCAAGCGGTAG
- a CDS encoding argininosuccinate synthase codes for MAKKESKKKVVLAYSGGLDTSIIIPWLKENYDCEVIAFAADLGQNDFPDAKALEDKALKTGASKCYVLDLKKEFLEDYVWPTVRAGAKYESTYLLGTSFARPLIAKYQVKIAEKEGAYAVAHGATGKGNDQVRFELTYAALNPKLEVIAPWKDPKWHFHSREDAIDYAAAHKIPLNGISKKKIYSEDGNLWHLSHEGGVLEFPEQEHKYEFLKHTATYEKAPNKADHVTITFEKGNPVAINGKKMGAVELLEFLNKIGGKNACGLLDIVENRLVGLKSRGVYETPGGTLLYKAHECLEQLVLDKETLFEAQKMSMTYANLVYNGQWFTPLRQAMDAFFAEVNKVVTGDVTLKLYKGNIIPAGIKSPYSLYDMGLGGFTDVDMYDQKDATGFIRCFGLPLKTRALLLGKKTNVDFGKPVVLPKK; via the coding sequence ATGGCTAAGAAAGAATCCAAGAAAAAAGTGGTCCTCGCCTATAGCGGTGGACTCGATACGAGTATCATCATTCCCTGGCTCAAGGAAAACTACGACTGCGAAGTGATCGCTTTCGCCGCCGACCTCGGTCAGAACGACTTCCCGGACGCTAAGGCCCTCGAAGACAAGGCTTTGAAGACCGGTGCCAGCAAGTGCTACGTTCTCGACCTCAAGAAGGAATTCCTCGAAGACTACGTTTGGCCCACCGTCCGTGCCGGTGCAAAGTACGAAAGCACCTACCTCCTGGGTACTTCTTTCGCCCGTCCGCTCATCGCCAAGTACCAGGTGAAGATTGCCGAAAAGGAAGGCGCCTACGCTGTGGCTCACGGTGCTACCGGTAAGGGTAACGACCAGGTCCGTTTCGAACTGACCTACGCCGCCTTGAACCCGAAGCTGGAAGTCATCGCTCCGTGGAAGGACCCCAAGTGGCACTTCCACAGCCGCGAAGACGCTATCGACTACGCCGCCGCCCACAAGATTCCGCTGAACGGCATCAGCAAGAAGAAGATTTACTCCGAAGACGGCAACCTGTGGCACCTCTCTCACGAAGGTGGTGTCCTGGAATTCCCGGAACAGGAACACAAGTACGAATTCCTCAAGCACACCGCTACCTACGAGAAGGCCCCGAACAAGGCCGACCACGTGACGATTACCTTCGAAAAGGGTAATCCGGTTGCTATCAACGGCAAGAAGATGGGAGCCGTGGAACTTCTCGAGTTCCTGAACAAGATTGGCGGCAAGAACGCTTGCGGTCTGTTGGACATCGTCGAAAACCGCCTCGTTGGCCTCAAGAGCCGCGGCGTGTACGAAACTCCGGGTGGCACGCTCCTGTACAAGGCTCACGAATGCCTTGAACAGCTCGTGCTCGACAAGGAAACTTTGTTCGAAGCCCAGAAGATGTCTATGACATACGCGAACCTCGTGTACAATGGCCAGTGGTTCACTCCGCTCCGCCAGGCTATGGACGCCTTCTTCGCTGAAGTGAACAAGGTTGTTACCGGTGACGTGACCCTCAAGCTCTACAAGGGCAATATCATCCCGGCCGGCATCAAGAGCCCCTACAGCCTCTACGACATGGGCCTCGGCGGATTCACCGATGTTGACATGTACGACCAGAAGGACGCAACGGGCTTCATCCGCTGCTTCGGCCTGCCTCTCAAGACCCGTGCTCTCTTGCTCGGCAAGAAGACCAACGTGGACTTTGGCAAGCCGGTGGTGCTCCCGAAGAAGTAG
- a CDS encoding mammalian cell entry protein → MHLSDRAIGYISMLAIIGIIGLIALGMFRAHHKESHWAIVDFDELGSLQTEDVVVVRGYRVGVINQVKWLGDRARVVINFDEPLTIREGTQFNNVNYALMGQRRLEITLSPTGKVLPQGHIHQGHFEPGIAEALRLMENVNQQLASVRMMIRTITKGDRKHPSAQKIYEKVMGTLEGIITNSENTLNALNPKLNQLFDQTNVASEYLINLTGQADSAVKFVTAVTNEKIQKANEIIYALNQGTEKASQVITEIENSPSMNELLTTKQAVDQLVNIIEKFNALVAAIDTKGIKMYDENGKPVKLFTWKKTNLVGKTARQKAKERAEKGERLPD, encoded by the coding sequence ATGCATCTTTCCGACAGGGCCATAGGCTACATTTCCATGCTTGCCATTATAGGCATCATCGGACTTATTGCCCTTGGCATGTTCAGGGCCCACCACAAAGAGAGCCATTGGGCCATCGTAGATTTCGACGAGCTGGGTTCCCTACAAACCGAAGACGTGGTGGTTGTCCGAGGCTACAGGGTGGGTGTCATCAACCAGGTCAAGTGGCTTGGGGACCGTGCACGGGTCGTCATCAACTTTGACGAACCCCTGACGATTCGCGAAGGAACCCAGTTCAACAACGTGAACTACGCCCTGATGGGGCAACGCCGCCTAGAAATCACCCTTTCCCCCACAGGAAAGGTACTCCCCCAGGGACACATCCACCAGGGGCATTTCGAACCGGGTATTGCCGAAGCGCTTCGGCTCATGGAAAACGTGAACCAGCAACTGGCCAGCGTCCGCATGATGATACGGACTATCACCAAGGGAGACCGCAAGCACCCTTCGGCACAGAAAATTTACGAAAAGGTCATGGGCACCCTGGAAGGAATCATCACGAATTCCGAGAACACCCTGAACGCCCTGAACCCGAAGCTGAACCAGCTGTTTGACCAGACCAACGTGGCCTCCGAATACCTGATCAACCTGACAGGCCAGGCGGATTCCGCCGTGAAATTCGTCACCGCCGTGACCAACGAAAAAATCCAGAAGGCAAACGAAATCATCTACGCCCTGAACCAGGGCACGGAAAAGGCCAGCCAGGTCATTACCGAAATAGAAAATTCCCCCTCCATGAACGAGCTTCTCACCACCAAGCAGGCCGTGGACCAGCTGGTAAACATCATCGAAAAGTTCAACGCCCTGGTAGCCGCCATCGACACCAAGGGAATCAAGATGTACGACGAAAACGGCAAGCCCGTAAAGCTGTTCACCTGGAAAAAGACCAACCTGGTAGGAAAAACCGCACGCCAAAAGGCCAAGGAACGTGCGGAAAAAGGCGAGCGCCTTCCGGATTAG
- a CDS encoding ATP-dependent DNA helicase RecG: MELSQLPGLGPKRVQALRKAGFNSIADLLYNVPRNYLDQTKVTAIKDCKAGERAVLIGTVVRSGIIRGRRNRFVATLTDGTGEMSLLFFQGTSYWAKRIQNGSKWLVSGAVGEYRGLQMSHPDMQPFDDDQEFSGAILPVYSISEACREARMEQKFFRGLYKTIFKFPGLTLPGLCPRELTDYLRFAPVMENLRTLHLPKEFPAIYKAKREMKILELLPFCLRMVKRRENQRLRGHERQIDLGTVMKIRAALPFQLTGGQESALNTIIDGLNGKKQFHALLQGDVGCGKTVVAMLAMMAVCGSGEQCALMVPTDILARQHYKSLKPFFEAAGLRVQLLVGATGAAERKQILGELQMGLCNAVIGTHALYSKDVTFSKLGFVIIDEQHRFGVGQREALLSKGDYPDMLVMSATPIPRSLAMTLYGDLKVISIKEKPAGRKPIKTRLVSASKRDDMKRFICGEALKGNLCYWIASRVESGDGSASSPTGERSIRSVDEIVAELRNFAAGINGATANAGTNGAPLVVEGVHGQMDESERDAIIARFATGQIHILVATTVIEVGVNVPAANLMVIDQPDRFGLSQLHQLRGRVGRGNQEAWCFLMQPEGETADTSMERLSNFAATEDGFEIAELDLQTRGAGNLEGNEQSGAWVFRWFDWIEDQELISQTLETAANILKEESVFDDNAKEKIQAWYAEKPVVNEDGVH; this comes from the coding sequence ATGGAACTCTCTCAGTTACCGGGACTGGGTCCCAAACGCGTCCAGGCCCTCCGCAAGGCGGGCTTCAACAGCATCGCAGACCTGCTCTACAACGTCCCCCGCAACTACCTGGACCAGACCAAGGTTACCGCCATCAAGGACTGCAAGGCCGGAGAGCGGGCGGTTCTTATCGGCACCGTCGTCCGGTCGGGAATTATCCGCGGCCGCAGGAACCGCTTTGTTGCCACCCTTACCGACGGCACCGGCGAAATGAGCCTCCTGTTCTTCCAGGGCACGAGCTATTGGGCAAAGCGCATCCAGAACGGCTCCAAGTGGCTGGTTTCGGGAGCGGTAGGCGAATACCGCGGGCTGCAGATGAGCCACCCCGACATGCAGCCCTTTGACGACGACCAGGAATTCAGTGGCGCAATCCTGCCGGTGTATTCCATCAGCGAAGCCTGTCGGGAAGCCCGGATGGAACAGAAATTCTTTCGAGGACTGTACAAGACCATTTTCAAGTTCCCGGGACTTACCCTGCCGGGACTCTGCCCCAGGGAACTGACGGACTACCTTCGCTTTGCCCCCGTCATGGAGAACCTGCGGACGCTACACCTGCCAAAGGAATTCCCCGCCATCTACAAGGCCAAGCGGGAAATGAAAATCCTGGAGTTGCTCCCCTTCTGCCTCCGCATGGTGAAACGTCGTGAAAACCAACGGCTCCGTGGGCACGAGCGGCAGATCGACCTGGGCACCGTCATGAAAATCCGGGCAGCCCTCCCCTTCCAGCTGACAGGCGGGCAAGAGAGCGCCCTCAACACCATCATCGACGGACTCAACGGGAAAAAGCAGTTCCACGCCCTGCTGCAGGGAGACGTAGGCTGCGGCAAGACCGTTGTGGCCATGCTGGCCATGATGGCGGTATGCGGCTCCGGCGAGCAATGCGCCCTGATGGTGCCTACCGACATTCTGGCACGGCAACACTACAAGTCGTTAAAGCCCTTCTTCGAGGCGGCAGGGCTCCGAGTGCAACTTTTGGTGGGCGCCACCGGCGCCGCCGAACGCAAGCAAATCTTGGGAGAACTCCAGATGGGGCTCTGCAACGCGGTCATCGGGACCCACGCCCTCTACAGCAAGGACGTGACATTTTCCAAGCTGGGCTTTGTCATCATCGACGAGCAGCACCGCTTTGGCGTAGGCCAGCGGGAAGCGCTACTTTCCAAGGGGGACTACCCCGACATGCTGGTCATGAGCGCCACGCCCATCCCGAGAAGTCTCGCCATGACGCTGTACGGCGACCTGAAGGTCATTTCCATCAAGGAAAAACCCGCAGGACGCAAGCCCATCAAGACAAGGCTTGTCTCGGCAAGCAAGCGCGACGACATGAAGCGTTTCATCTGCGGCGAAGCCTTGAAAGGAAACCTCTGCTACTGGATTGCGAGCCGCGTGGAATCCGGCGATGGTTCGGCAAGCTCACCAACCGGAGAAAGGAGTATCCGCAGCGTGGACGAGATTGTCGCGGAACTCCGGAATTTTGCGGCAGGCATAAACGGCGCAACAGCAAACGCCGGAACAAACGGTGCGCCCCTGGTGGTAGAGGGCGTCCACGGCCAGATGGACGAATCCGAAAGGGACGCCATCATCGCCCGCTTTGCGACAGGACAGATCCACATTCTGGTGGCCACTACCGTCATCGAGGTTGGCGTGAACGTGCCTGCGGCAAACCTGATGGTCATCGACCAGCCGGACCGCTTCGGGCTGTCGCAGCTGCACCAGCTGCGGGGCCGCGTGGGTCGCGGCAATCAAGAAGCCTGGTGCTTCTTGATGCAGCCCGAAGGCGAAACGGCAGACACCAGCATGGAGCGGCTTTCCAACTTCGCCGCCACCGAAGACGGATTCGAGATTGCGGAGCTGGACTTGCAGACCCGCGGGGCTGGCAACCTGGAAGGAAACGAACAGAGCGGCGCCTGGGTGTTCCGCTGGTTCGACTGGATAGAAGACCAGGAACTGATTTCACAGACCCTTGAAACCGCCGCCAACATCCTGAAGGAAGAATCTGTCTTCGACGACAACGCCAAGGAAAAAATCCAGGCCTGGTACGCCGAAAAGCCCGTAGTCAACGAAGACGGCGTGCACTGA